The proteins below are encoded in one region of Amycolatopsis magusensis:
- a CDS encoding LLM class F420-dependent oxidoreductase — protein MELRIFTEPQQGASYDDQLRVAKAAEELGYDAFFRSDHILKMGSASGLPGPTDAWVTLGALARETQRIRLGTLVTAATFRHPSMLAIAVAQVDQMSGGRVEFGLGSGWYDAEHTAYGIPMPEIKERFDLYSEQLAVLTGLWETPEGETFSFDGEHYQLAEAPGLPKPVQRPRPPVIIGGGGKKRTPQLAARYADEFNLPFTDADTALAQFQRVEAAAAEIGRDGKEIVRSAAQVVAIGRDEAEFTRRAAAIGREPDEVRQNGIAGAPAEAVDKIGAWVEKTGITRLYLQVLDLSDLDHLELIAAEVARQLG, from the coding sequence GTGGAACTAAGGATCTTCACCGAACCCCAGCAGGGCGCCAGCTACGACGACCAGTTGCGCGTCGCGAAAGCCGCCGAAGAACTGGGCTACGACGCGTTCTTCCGCTCCGACCACATCCTGAAGATGGGCTCGGCCTCCGGGCTGCCGGGGCCCACCGACGCGTGGGTCACCCTCGGCGCGCTCGCCCGCGAGACCCAGCGCATCCGGCTCGGCACCCTGGTCACCGCCGCCACCTTCCGGCATCCGTCGATGCTGGCGATCGCGGTGGCGCAGGTGGACCAGATGTCCGGTGGCCGGGTCGAGTTCGGCCTCGGGTCCGGCTGGTACGACGCCGAGCACACCGCTTACGGCATCCCGATGCCGGAGATCAAGGAACGCTTCGACCTCTACAGCGAGCAGCTCGCCGTGCTCACCGGCCTGTGGGAGACCCCGGAAGGGGAGACCTTCAGCTTCGACGGGGAGCACTACCAGCTCGCCGAGGCACCCGGGCTGCCCAAGCCGGTCCAGCGCCCGCGGCCGCCGGTGATCATCGGCGGTGGGGGCAAGAAGCGGACCCCGCAGCTCGCCGCGCGCTACGCCGACGAGTTCAACCTGCCCTTCACCGACGCCGACACCGCGCTCGCGCAGTTCCAGCGGGTCGAGGCGGCCGCCGCCGAGATCGGCCGCGACGGCAAGGAGATCGTGCGGTCGGCCGCGCAGGTGGTGGCGATCGGCCGCGACGAAGCCGAGTTCACCCGCCGGGCCGCGGCGATCGGGCGGGAACCCGACGAGGTGCGGCAGAACGGCATCGCCGGGGCGCCCGCCGAAGCCGTGGACAAGATCGGCGCCTGGGTGGAGAAGACCGGCATCACCCGGCTCTACCTGCAGGTGCTCGACCTGTCCGACCTGGATCACCTGGAGCTGATCGCCGCCGAGGTGGCGCGCCAGCTCGGCTGA
- a CDS encoding TetR/AcrR family transcriptional regulator, which produces MRSRRLDYSESTRSALVTSAVELFTQRGYAGTSLDEVARRARVTKGALYHHFSGKQALFEAAFDAVENEVIDRLRKVRNGPEAPWERAVLCLRTFIKCCLEPEYQRLVVHEAPVVMGWERWREAEEHFSFGLVRDSIEELVDAGELEQVPVDTTSRLLFGALSSAATVIAGSADPQQVSAEVEAVVIALLSRIRVTPEHA; this is translated from the coding sequence ATGAGGTCCCGTCGGCTGGACTACTCGGAGTCGACCCGGTCGGCACTGGTCACCAGCGCGGTGGAGTTGTTCACCCAGCGCGGGTACGCCGGTACGTCGCTCGACGAGGTGGCCCGCCGCGCCCGGGTCACCAAAGGCGCGCTCTACCACCACTTCAGCGGGAAGCAGGCGTTGTTCGAGGCCGCTTTCGACGCGGTGGAGAACGAAGTGATCGACCGCCTGCGAAAAGTGCGCAACGGGCCCGAAGCGCCGTGGGAGCGGGCGGTGCTGTGCCTGCGCACCTTCATCAAGTGCTGCCTCGAACCGGAGTACCAGCGGCTCGTGGTGCACGAAGCGCCGGTGGTGATGGGCTGGGAACGCTGGCGCGAGGCCGAGGAGCACTTCAGCTTCGGCCTGGTCCGCGACAGCATCGAGGAACTGGTCGACGCCGGTGAACTCGAGCAGGTCCCGGTGGACACCACCTCGCGGCTGCTGTTCGGCGCGCTGTCCTCGGCGGCCACGGTGATCGCCGGTTCGGCGGACCCGCAGCAGGTCAGCGCCGAGGTCGAAGCCGTGGTGATCGCCCTGCTGAGCCGGATCAGGGTCACGCCGGAACACGCGTAG